One Rhododendron vialii isolate Sample 1 chromosome 2a, ASM3025357v1 genomic region harbors:
- the LOC131315872 gene encoding F-box/kelch-repeat protein At3g06240-like, protein MSSDGTLPREVLTDVLSRLPVKSLCRFKCVSPSWNSLISDPYFAKTHLNRTNTLKNPKHLYPNKIIMSTYHSLYSVDFTNLNPTITKLDFPTMAQHAAAAVRSSCDGLLLASNNDRSVLFLLNPSTRECNKFPPPPSVLDPVHKICGSHYGLGYDSSTDNYKVVIISRYNTRFFQYNTEFSHSFTLLDVYSLATNAWRRITGIDYRPMGNSGGVFFKGCIHGLCLRACSQVIFAFDLSDEVFREVPLPASFSGCKISLYDVAVFGGSLCLVSRQETKVWMMKEYGVRESWTEFTVSSGLRTANLLCLLAEDEFLLRTTKEKLKQLVVYNQKKGMARDMVVCSIPPRFSFEGTYVESLISPHHGRGNGRQ, encoded by the coding sequence ATGTCCAGCGACGGAACCCTCCCCCGGGAGGTCCTCACCGACGTACTCTCCCGACTACCTGTCAAATCCCTCTGCCGATTCAAGTGCGTCTCTCCCTCCTGGAACTCCCTAATCTCCGACCCCTACTTCGCCAAAACCCACCTCAATCGAACCAACACCCTCAAAAACCCTAAACACCTCTACCCCAACAAGATCATCATGTCCACCTATCACAGCCTCTACTCGGTAGACTTCACCAACCTAAACCCGACGATCACAAAGCTTGATTTTCCCACGATGGCACAGCATGCCGCCGCCGCAGTGCGGAGCTCTTGCGACGGCTTGCTTCTCGCTTCCAACAACGACCGTTCGGTTTTATTCTTGTTAAATCCGTCCACTAGAGAATGTAACAAATTCCCTCCCCCTCCTTCTGTCCTCGACCCCGTTCATAAGATATGCGGGTCTCATTATGGGCTGGGTTACGATTCTTCCACGGATAATTACAAGGTTGTGATCATCTCACGGTATAATACTCGGTTCTTTCAGTATAATACTGAGTTTTCTCATTCTTTTACGTTGTTGGATGTCTACTCGCTGGCAACTAATGCTTGGAGGAGAATTACCGGTATCGATTATCGCCCCATGGGAAACTCAGGTGGGGTTTTCTTTAAGGGGTGTATCCATGGCCTTTGTTTGAGGGCCTGTTCCCAGGTGATCTTTGCTTTCGATTTGTCTGATGAGGTCTTCAGGGAAGTGCCGCTGCCTGCTTCGTTTAGTGGGTGCAAGATTTCCTTGTATGACGTGGCGGTTTTTGGGGGTTCTCTCTGTTTGGTTAGTAGACAGGAAACTAAGGTTTGGATGATGAAGGAGTACGGGGTAAGAGAGTCGTGGACTGAATTTACGGTCAGTTCTGGGTTGCGTACAGCCAATTTGTTGTGTTTGTTAGCGGAAGACGAATTTTTGCTGAGAACCACCAAAGAGAAACTTAAGCAGCTGGTTGTGTACAATCAGAAAAAGGGCATGGCAAGGGACATGGTGGTTTGCAGCATTCCGCCTAGATTTTCATTTGAGGGCACCTATGTGGAGAGCCTCATCTCTCCTCATCACGGAAGAGGGAATGGGAGGCAATGA
- the LOC131317176 gene encoding F-box/kelch-repeat protein At3g06240-like, which yields MAAAAATVYGNGTLPEEILTDILSRLPVKPLCRFKCVSPSWNSLISDPYFVKTHLNRTDTLKNPKHPYQNKIIISTCDNLYSVRKSEKKNLYSVDLTNLNPTITKLDFPTTARHAAVRSSCDGLLLASNSDHSILFLLNPSTGERNKLPTRPPVLDPVQMIHGSHSGLGYDSSTDDYKVVIFTRYKTEFSPFFSILDVYSLKTNAWRRIKCLHYCPMGNNGGVFLKGCIHGLCWRVGSIVAFYLSDEVFREVPTPASFRQGKICSYDVAVFGGCLCLVKKGKTEVWMMMEYGVRESWTEFTIHSGFRMARLLCLLAEDEFLLSTYGERGLNQLVVYNQQKDTARDMVVCDIPPRFSFEGTYAESLISPHHGRGNGGQ from the coding sequence ATGGCAGCGGCAGCGGCAACCGTGTACGGCAACGGAACCCTTCCCGAGGAGATCCTCACTGACATACTCTCTCGACTACCCGTCAAACCCCTTTGCCGATTCAAGTGCGTTTCTCCCTCCTGGAACTCCCTAATCTCTGACCCATACTTTGTCAAAACCCACCTCAATCGAACCGACACCCTAAAAAACCCTAAACACCCCTACCAGAACAAAATCATCATCTCCACTTGTGACAACCTCTACTCTGTACgcaaatcagaaaaaaaaaacctctactCAGTAGACCTCACCAACCTAAACCCGACAATCACAAAGCTTGATTTTCCGACGACGGCACGGCACGCTGCAGTACGGAGCTCTTGCGATGGCTTGCTTTTAGCTTCCAATAGCGACCATTCGATTTTGTTCTTGTTAAATCCGTCCACTGGAGAACGTAACAAACTCCCTACCCGTCCTCCTGTCCTCGACCCGGTTCAAATGATTCACGGGTCTCATTCTGGGCTGGGTTACGATTCTTCCACGGATGATTACAAGGTTGTGATATTCACTCGGTATAAAACTGAGTTTTCTCCGTTTTTTTCGATCTTGGATGTCTACTCCCTGAAAACTAATGCTTGGAGGAGAATTAAGTGTCTCCATTATTGCCCCATGGGAAACAATGGTGGGGTTTTCTTAAAGGGGTGTATCCATGGCCTTTGTTGGAGGGTTGGTTCCATCGTTGCTTTCTATTTGTCTGATGAGGTCTTCAGGGAAGTGCCGACGCCTGCTTCATTTAGGCAGGGCAAGATTTGCTCGTATGACGTGGCGGTTTTTGGGGGTTGTCTCTGTTTGGTTAAAAAGGGGAAAACTGAGGTTTGGATGATGATGGAGTATGGGGTAAGGGAGTCGTGGACTGAATTTACGATCCATTCTGGGTTTCGCATGGCCAGATTGTTGTGTTTGTTAGCGGAAGACGAATTTTTGTTGAGTACCTATGGGGAGAGGGGGCTTAACCAGCTGGTTGTGTACAATCAGCAAAAGGACACGGCAAGGGACATGGTCGTTTGTGACATTCCACCTAGATTTTCATTTGAGGGCACCTATGCGGAGAGCCTCATATCTCCTCATCATGGAAGAGGGAATGGGGGGCAATGA
- the LOC131317174 gene encoding cytochrome b561 and DOMON domain-containing protein At5g47530-like, with the protein MNILLRFYRCIKTGVISHGSTHGDSYTGRITKKSTPTLPYLDSFLHWTHNPSSSTLRIAYRHSQVSSSTWVAWGINPTSKGMIGTQAIVAYPRPDGTTAVFTTPVNSYRTQLQEGNLSFPVSDLSASFLDNQMVIYVVIELPDNTTSVSHVWQDGTVSGSTLGMHQVSGNHLQSMGTLNLSSGQASTSHSGSSKNQLKITHGVLNTVSWGIMMPLGFMAARYLKAVGPKADPLWFYIHITLQLPGYLLGMAGGATGLYLGVKSAGVHHPCHMGIGITLFCLGLLQISALFLRPAKDHKYRYLWNWFHHLTGYTVLLLSFANIWVGFYILKPAKTWIIVYGVISGTMIVSTIILEVWKKLTRDGIINGANEASTTEENIV; encoded by the coding sequence ATGAACATCCTCCTCCGGTTCTACAGGTGCATCAAGACCGGCGTCATCTCTCACGGCTCTACACACGGAGACAGCTACACAGGAAGGATCACAAAGAAATCCACCCCCACACTTCCCTACCTGGATTCATTCCTACACTGGACTCACAACCCTTCCTCATCCACCCTCCGCATAGCTTACCGTCACAGCCAAGTCAGTTCATCGACGTGGGTTGCATGGGGTATCAATCCCACTTCGAAAGGCATGATTGGAACTCAAGCCATCGTAGCCTACCCAAGGCCTGACGGAACCACGGCTGTGTTCACTACACCTGTTAACAGCTATAGGACCCAGCTACAAGAGGGGAACCTAAGTTTCCCTGTCTCGGATCTATCAGCCTCATTTTTGGATAACCAGATGGTTATATATGTGGTCATTGAACTTCCAGATAACACTACCAGTGTTAGTCATGTTTGGCAAGACGGAACAGTCTCTGGAAGTACACTTGGAATGCATCAAGTTTCTGGGAATCATCTCCAGTCGATGGGAACTCTCAATCTTTCATCAGGACAAGCCTCAACATCTCACAGTGGGAGTTCAAAAAACCAACTCAAGATTACACATGGAGTGCTAAACACTGTTAGTTGGGGAATCATGATGCCGCTCGGATTTATGGCAGCAAGGTACTTGAAGGCTGTTGGTCCAAAAGCAGACCCTCTCTGGTTCTACATTCACATCACTCTTCAGCTCCCCGGATACTTACTCGGCATGGCGGGAGGTGCAACTGGGCTCTACCTTGGGGTCAAGTCCGCTGGTGTTCATCACCCTTGCCACATGGGCATTGGAATCACACTTTTCTGCCTTGGGCTACTTCAGATCTCTGCTCTATTTTTGCGGCCAGCCAAGGACCACAAGTATAGATATCTTTGGAATTGGTTTCATCATCTCACAGGTTACACTGTCCTTCTCTTGAGCTTCGCCAACATATGGGTAGGCTTCTACATTCTTAAGCCTGCAAAAACATGGATCATCGTATATGGTGTTATCTCCGGGACAATGATAGTATCAACAATCATATTAGAAGTTTGGAAGAAATTGACACGAGATGGAATTATCAATGGAGCTAATGAAGCCAGTACAACCGAAGAAAATATTGTGTAG
- the LOC131313696 gene encoding F-box/kelch-repeat protein At3g06240-like, which yields MNTSSPPSSTTYFHPFQPLKQLPSIDLKVAVMSDDKTLPQDILTDVLSRLPVKTLCRFKCVSSSWSSLISDPNFAETHLNRSKTQSPKYFESKAIIISSSQNLYSVDFSDINPTATKLDFPTMEQHAADKWVIPIRVWSSCNGLLLVSHQVVNPNFFLLNPSTRECKKLPTPPPVLYPAGKFYVLYYGVGYDSSTDDYKVVMTSSYNTGGIEIMIVTVYSLKTNAWRRIQDAHYLLVGSSRGVFFDGCLHCLCLRSGSIVIVAFNLSDEIFREVPLPASLEILNCHVGVVGGCLCLVDRRTCNQTEVWIMEEYGVGQSWTKFTIEYLTPSLRLLCKVAEDKVLFSNNRGRHGQKLVVYDPIKETLRDMVVAGIPSEFTFGRTYVESLVSPILGGGIRSQ from the coding sequence ATGAACACATCTTCACCACCAAGCTCCACCACTTACTTCCACCCTTTTCAACCACTCAAACAGCTCCCCTCCATCGATCTGAAGGTGGCGGTCATGTCCGACGACAAAACCCTTCCCCAGGACATCCTCACTGATGTACTCTCTCGACTACCCGTCAAAACACTTTGCCGGTTCAAGTGTGTTTCTTCCTCGTGGAGTTCCCTAATCTCCGACCCCAATTTTGCCGAAACCCACCTCAATCGATCTAAGACCCAAAGCCCTAAATATTTTGAGTCGAAAGCCATTATAATTTCGAGCTCTCAGAATCTCTACTCAGTCGATTTTTCTGACATAAATCCAACCGCCACAAAGCTTGATTTTCCTACTATGGAACAACACGCCGCGGACAAGTGGGTAATTCCCATCAGGGTATGGAGCTCTTGCAATGGTTTGCTCCTAGTTTCCCATCAAGTGGTTAATCCCAACTTCTTCTTGTTGAATCCATCCACTAGAGAATGTAAGAAACTGCCCACACCCCCTCCTGTCCTCTATCCGGCTGGTAAATTCTACGTGTTATATTATGGTGTTGGTTACGATTCCTCTACGGATGATTACAAGGTTGTGATGACCTCTTCCTATAATACTGGTGGGATTGAAATTATGATTGTGACTGTTTATTCGCTGAAAACTAATGCTTGGAGAAGAATTCAAGATGCCCATTATCTTCTTGTGGGAAGCTCTCGTGGAGTTTTCTTTGACGGCTGCCTCCACTGCCTTTGTCTGAGGTCTGGATCAATCGTGATTGTTGCTTTCAATTTGTCGGATGAGATTTTCAGGGAAGTGCCACTGCCTGCTTCGTTGGAGATTTTGAATTGTCATGTGGGGGTTGTTGGGGGTTGTCTATGTTTAGTTGATAGGCGGACTTGTAACCAAACTGAGGTTTGGATAATGGAAGAGTATGGGGTAGGACAGTCTTGGACCAAATTTACGATCGAATATTTAACGCCTAGTCTGCGTTTGTTGTGTAAGGTAGCGGAAGACAAAGTTCTGTTTAGTAACAATAGAGGTAGGCATGGGCAGAAACTGGTTGTGTACGATCCGATCAAAGAAACACTTAGGGACATGGTGGTTGCTGGAATTCCAAGTGAATTTACCTTTGGGCGTACGTACGTCGAGAGCCTCGTCTCTCCTATTCTCGGAGGAGGAATTCGGAGTCAATGA
- the LOC131317175 gene encoding uncharacterized protein LOC131317175 — MSKEVGYVEEVALFYKVQSNGKWVFKKIETDGDVTMVQSLRNGLVEVFITDSNLEGLTSVEYNANVDVEDGLLDIDVTSWEWDCGSFSQDNYNYLDFTTHIPSSRPNPPSTIEPLSTNEPPPTIRRRNARRRPVHHDSDSESDPDDFIDSDYEFSEDDDALFDANVDKDIEWCGVRQKKVVGSDIPHNCFSETESEEGDSSDGFMSFDSSSDEVRKDKPRFRKYRPILGKVQPIIEEKMIFKNRAQCVEAIRQHAIVNGKAITFEKNDTDRVRAHCLAPCPWNILASSITGDRKTLQVKTLNLNHKQCGWNWTNKLINSSWLSRTYFKEFKIDPSWPVTQIVERVMADYIVKISPQMAYNARKKAVKKIEGSYAEQYEKLWDYCGEMSRTNPGTSVHMHFKKDMDGFTTNQLQRIYICWAALKKGFIEGCRPIIGVDGCHLKGPHGGQLLAAVGIDGNNQIYPVAYAMVEVEEEASWSWFLQHLKNDLRIPNEPTFTIISDKQKGLMNAIRDLLPCVEHRHCVRHLHSNMKRAGYTGQAVKDKLWNLARATYMGRFSKLMEEFKKEDGAAFKWLAKHEPHHWFRSHFSVAPKCDMLLNNLCESFNAIILDARDKPILTMLERIRIYMIRHLVKRRASVEKWHGQMGPKIVKLLDKKIALCNECVVVLTREIQFEL, encoded by the exons ATGTCTAAGGAAGTTGGGTATGTGGAAGAAGTAGCTCTTTTCTACAAGGTTCAAAGTAATggaaaatgggtttttaaaaaGATCGAAACTGATGGTGATGTCACCATGGTTCAAAGCCTTAGAAATGGTTTGGTGGAAGTGTTTATAACTGATAGTAATTTGGAAGGTCTTACTAGTGTTGAATACAATGCCAATGTAGATGTGGAAGATGGCCTTTTAGATATTGATGTCACTAGTTGGGAATGGGATTGTGGATCATTTTCACAGGACAACTATAATTATCTGGATTTCACAACTCACATACCTTCTAGTAGGCCAAACCCACCATCCACCATTGAACCACTTTCCACCAATGAACCACCACCCACCATTAGAAGAAGAAATGCTAGAAGAAGACCTGTTCATCATGATTCTGATTCAGAATCTGATCCTGATGATTTCATAGACAGTGATTATGAATTCAGTGAAGATGATGATGCTTTGTTTGATGCCAATGTGGATAAAGACATAGAGTGGTGTGGTGTGAGGCAGAAAAAGGTAGTTGGAAGTGATATTCCCCATAATTGTTTTTCTGAAACAGAGTCTGAGGAGGGGGATTCCTCTGATGGTTTTATGAGTTTTGACTCTTCTTCTGATGAAGTTAGGAAGGACAAGCCAAGGTTTAGGAAATATAGGCCTATACTAGGGAAAGTACAACCTATAATAGAGGAAAAGATGATTTTTAAGAATAGGGCTCAATGTGTAGAAGCTATAAGGCAACATGCAATTGTTAATGGAAAAGCAATTACATTTGAAAAGAATGACACAGATAGAGTAAGAGCTCATTGCCTTGCTCCTTGCCCATGGAATATACTAGCCTCAAGCATAACAGGTGATAGGAAAACCCTGCAAGTTAAGACATTAAACCTTAATCATAAACAATGTGGCTGGAATTGGACTAACAAGCTAATAAACTCAAGCTGGTTGTCAAGAACTTATTTCAAAGAGTTCAAGATCGATCCCTCATGGCCTGTTACTCAAATTGTGGAACGAGTAATGGCTGATTATATTGTCAAAATATCTCCACAAATGGCATACAATGCTAGGAAGAAGGCAGTTAAAAAAATAGAGGGTTCTTATGCTGAGCAATATGAGAAGTTATGGGATTATTGTGGAGAGATGAGTAGAACCAATCCAGGAACCTCAGTACACATGCATTTTAAGAAAGATATGGATGGATTTACCACTAATCAACTTCAAAGAATTTATATTTGTTGGGCTGCATTAAAGAAGGGGTTCATTGAGGGTTGTAGGCCTATAATTGGAGTAGATGGTTGTCATTTGAAAGGCCCCCATGGTGGGCAACTGTTGGCAGCAGTAGGGATAGATgggaataaccaaatttatccAGTGGCTTATGCAATGGTTGAGGTTGAAGAGGAGGCAAGTTGGAGTTGGTTCTTGCAACATTTGAAGAATGATCTTCGGATTCCAAATGAACCGACATTCACAATCATTTCAGATAAGCAAAAG GGGCTTATGAATGCAATCAGGGACTTGTTGCCTTGTGTGGAACACAGACATTGTGTTAGGCATCTGCACAGCAACATGAAGAGAGCTGGGTATACAGGGCAAGCTGTTAAAGATAAGCTGTGGAATCTTGCTAGAGCTACCTACATGGGGAGGTTTAGCAAACTTATGGAAGAGTTCAAGAAAGAGGATGGGGCTGCATTTAAGTGGCTTGCTAAGCATGAACCCCACCACTGGTTTAGATCACATTTTAGTGTTGCTCCCAAATGTGACATGCTCTTAAATAACCTTTGTGAGTCTTTCAATGCTATAATACTAGATGCTAGGGATAAGCCAATCCTAACCATGCTAGAAAGGATTAGGATTTACATGATAAGGCATTTAGTGAAGAGGAGGGCTTCTGTTGAGAAATGGCATGGTCAGATGGGTCCAAAGATTGTCAAGTTATTGGACAAGAAGATTGCACTTTGCAACGAATGCGTTGTTGTCTTAACTAGGGAAATCCAGTTTGAACTTTGA